In Streptococcus pneumoniae, the sequence CCAGGAAATTGCTGCGACAGATTTTGAAGAATATCGTGAGGTTAATGAACTTATTTTACAGGGGTGTAAATTAGGTTCAGATGTACTAATAGCAGAGGCTAAGGACACGAAATGCTATGATACAGTTGTTATTAGTAAGGCAGCAGATGCCATGTTAGCCATGTCAGGTATTGAAGCGAGTTTTGTTCTTGCGAAGAATACACAAGGATTTATCTCTATCTCAGCTCGAAGTCGTAGTAAACTGAATGTACAACGGATTATGGAAGAGTTAGGCGGTGGAGGCCACTTTAATTTGGCAGCAGCTCAAATTAAAGATGTAACCTTGTCAGAAGCAGGTGAAAAACTGACAGAAATTGTATTAAATGAAATAAAGGAAAAGGAGAAAGAAGAATGAAAGTAATCTTTTTAGCAGATGTTAAAGGAAAAGGTAAAAAAGGCGAAATTAAGGAAGTACCAACAGGGTATGCGCAAAACTTTCTTATCAAAAAGAATCTAGCCAAAGAAGCGACTGCTCAAGCTGTAGGTGAACTTCGTGGTAAACAAAAATCGGAAGAAAAAGCTCACGCTGAGATGATTGCAGAAGGAAAAGCAATTAAAGCACAACTTGAAGCAGAAGAAACTGTTGTAGAATTTGTTGAAAAAGTTGGTCCAGATGGTCGTACCTTTGGTTCTATTACCAATAAGAAGATTGCAGAAGAATTGCAAAAGCAATTTGGAATTAAGATTGATAAACGTCATATTCAAGTACAAGCTCCGATTCGAGCGGTTGGTTTGATTGATGTGCCAGTGAAAATCTATCAAGATATCACAAGTGTAATCAATCTTCGTGTGAAAGAAGGATAAGTTTACACCTTCTTGACAAGATTGTAAAAGGAAGGGAAGTCTGATGGCAGAAGTAGAAGAGTTACGAGTACAACCTCAAGATATCTTAGCTGAGCAATCCGTTTTAGGGGCTATCTTTATTGATGAGAGTAAACTTGTTTTTGTGCGAGAATACATTGAGTCTCGGGACTTTTTTAAGTATGCCCATCGTTTGATTTTCCAAGCCATGGTCGATTTATCCGATCGTGGTGATGCCATAGATGCAACAACGGTTCGTACTATCCTTGATAATCAAGGTGATTTACAGAATATTGGTGGCTTGTCTTACTTGGTTGAGATTGTTAATTCTGTGCCAACTTCTGCTAATGCGGAGTATTATGCTAAGATTGTTGCAGAAAAAGCAATGCTACGTCGTTTAATTGCCAAGTTGACAGAGTCTGTCAACCAAGCTTACGAAGCGTCACAACCAGCTGATGAAATTATTGCTCAGGCAGAAAAAGGGTTGATTGATGTCAGTGAAAATGCAAATCGAAGCGGGTTTAAGAACATTCGAGATGTGTTGAATCTCAACTTTGGAAATCTGGAAGCTCGCTCGCAACAAACGACCGATATTACAGGTATTGCGACAGGTTATCGTGATTTGGATCATATGACAACAGGACTTCATGAGGAGGAGTTGATTATCTTAGCAGCTCGTCCAGCAGTTGGTAAGACAGCATTTGCCTTGAATATCGCTCAGAATATTGGGACTAAGTTGGACAAAACGGTTGCTATTTTTTCACTCGAAATGGGTGCGGAAAGCTTGGTAGACCGTATGTTAGCTGCAGAAGGCTTGGTGGAGTCACATTCTATCCGTACAGGGCAATTGACAGATGAGGAGTGGCAAAAATATACTATTGCTCAGGGTAATCTAGCTAACGCCAGTATCTATATCGATGATACGCCAGGTATTCGGATTACAGAGATTCGTTCTCGTTCTCGTAAATTGGCTCAAGAAACTGGAAATCTTGGTTTGATTTTGATAGACTATTTGCAACTTATCACGGGAACTGGTCGAGAAAATCGTCAACAAGAAGTTTCTGAAATTTCTCGTCAGTTGAAAATACTAGCCAAGGAATTGAAGGTTCCAGTAATCGCTCTGAGTCAGCTTTCTCGTGGTGTAGAACAACGTCAGGACAAGAGACCGGTCTTGTCTGATATTCGTGAATCTGGGTCTATTGAGCAGGACGCTGATATCGTAGCTTTTCTCTATCGCGATGACTACTATGAACGTGGTGGTGAAGAAGAGGAGGGTATCCCAAATAATAAGGTGGAAGTTATTATCGAGAAAAACCGTAGTGGAGCTCGTGGAACAGTGGAATTGATTTTCCAAAAAGAATACAATAAATTTTCAAGTATCTCAAAGAGGGAGGCATAAGATGTCAGATGCATTTACAGATGTAGCCAAGATGAAAAAAATCAAAGAAGAAATCAAGGCACATGAGGGACAAGTCGTAGAAATGACTTTGGAGAATGGTCGTAAGCGCCAAAAAAATAGATTGGGTAAGCTAATTGAAGTTTATCCATCCCTATTTATTGTGGAGTTTGGGGATGTGGAAGGAGATAAACAAGTTAATGTTTACGTTGAATCCTTTACTTACTCAGATATTCTTACAGAAAAGAATTTGATTCATTATCTTGACTAAAGTGAGAAATTTTCTCACTTTTTCTTTTTTCTCCGAATAATTTAGGTGAAGGCAATCATCGCTTTATATTATTTTTTAAGGAGGAAGAATGAAAATTTTACCGTTTATAGCAAGAGGAACAAGTTATTACTTGAAGATGTCAGTTAAAAAGCTTGTTCCTTTTTTAGTAGTAGGATTGATGCTAGCAGCTGGTGATAGTGTCTATGCCTATTCCAGAGGAAATGGATCGATTGCGCGTGGGGATGATTATCCTGCTTATTATAAAAATGGGAGCCAGGAGATTGATCAGTGGCGCATGTATTCTCGTCAGTGTACTTCTTTTGTAGCCTTTCGTTTGAGTAATGTCAATGGTTTTGAAATTCCGGCAGCTTATGGAAATGCGAATGAATGGGGACATCGTGCTCGTCGGGAAGGTTATCGTGTAGATAATACACCGACGATTGGTTCCATTACTTGGTCTACTGCAGGAACTTATGGTCATGTTGCCTGGGTGTCAAATGTAATGGGAGATCAGATTGAGATTGAGGAATATAACTATGGTTATACAGAATCCTATAATAAACGAGTTATAAAAGCAAACACGATGACAGGATTTATTCATTTTAAAGATTTGGATAGTGGCAGTGTTGGGAATAGTCAATCCTCAGCTTCAACAGGCGGAACTCATTATTTTAAGACCAAGTCTGCTATTAAAACTGAACCCCTAGTTAGTGCAACTGTGATTGATTACTATTATCCTGGGGAGAAGGTTCATTATGATCAGATACTTGAAAAAGACGGCTATAAGTGGTTGAGTTATACTGCCTATAATGGAAGCTATCGTTATGTTCAATTGGAGGCTGTGAATAAAAATCCTCTAGGTAATTCTGTTCTTTCTTCAACAGGAGGAACTCATTATTTTAAGATCAAGTCTGCTATTAAAACTGAACCCCTAGTTAGTGCAACTGTGATTGATTACTATTATCCTGGAGAGAAGGTTCATTATGATCAGATACTTGAAAAAGACGGCTATAAGTGGTTGAGTTATACGGCTTATAACGGAAGTCGTCGCTATATACAGCTAGAGGGAGTGACTTCTTCACAAAATTATCAGAATCAATCAGGAAATATCTCTAGCTATGGATCCAATAATAGTTCAACTGTCGGTTGGAAGAAAATAAATGGTAGTTGGTATCATTTCAAATCAAATGGTTCTAAATCAACAGGATGGCTGAAAGACGGTTCTAGCTGGTATTATTTGAAATTATCTGGTGAAATGCAGACAGGATGGTTAAAGGAGAATGGCTCGTGGTATTATCTGGGTAGTTCAGGGGCAATGAAAACAGGCTGGTACCAGGTCTCTGGTAAGTGGTATTATTCTTACTCTTCAGGCGCCTTAGCTATTAATACGACGGTGGATGGCTACAGAGTAAACAGTGATGGAGAACGAGTATAGAAAATTGGAGTAGGAGAAATTTCCTGCTCTTTTCTGTAAGCAGTTTCCTTGACATTTTTCTTATTTTGCGCTATCATATATACATATAATATATGGGAGTCTGTGTACAGTCTGAGAGGAAGTGTTAAACTTCGACCGCACCTGATCTGGGTAATGCCAGCGGAGGGAACGATACTTAGTCTAATTTTGCACCTTTTCCATGTATGGTAAAGGTTTTTCTTTTTTTTAAAAGGAAAACGAGAAGAGGAGGTTCTTATGAAAGCAAGCATTGCCTTGCAAGTTTTACCCCTAGCACAGGGGATTGATCGGATAGCTGTTATTGATCAGGTCATTGCTTATCTGCAAACTCAAGAAGTGACGATGGTAGTGACACCATTTGAAACGGTCTTGGAAGGGGAGTTTGATGAGCTTATGCGCATTCTAAAAGAAGCGCTGGAAGTGGCAGTGCAGGAGGCAGACAATGTCTTTGCCAATGTCAAAATAAATGTAGGAGAGATTTTAAGTATTGATGAGAAACTTGAAAAGTATACTGAGACGACACATTAGTCTATTGGGCTTTCTCGGAGTATTGTCAATCTGGCAGTTAGCAGGTTTTCTTAAACTTCTCCCCAAGTTTATCCTGCCGACACCTCTTGAAATTCTCCAGCCCTTTGTTCGTGACAGAGAATTTCTCTGGCACCATAG encodes:
- the rplI gene encoding 50S ribosomal protein L9, encoding MKVIFLADVKGKGKKGEIKEVPTGYAQNFLIKKNLAKEATAQAVGELRGKQKSEEKAHAEMIAEGKAIKAQLEAEETVVEFVEKVGPDGRTFGSITNKKIAEELQKQFGIKIDKRHIQVQAPIRAVGLIDVPVKIYQDITSVINLRVKEG
- the dnaB gene encoding replicative DNA helicase: MAEVEELRVQPQDILAEQSVLGAIFIDESKLVFVREYIESRDFFKYAHRLIFQAMVDLSDRGDAIDATTVRTILDNQGDLQNIGGLSYLVEIVNSVPTSANAEYYAKIVAEKAMLRRLIAKLTESVNQAYEASQPADEIIAQAEKGLIDVSENANRSGFKNIRDVLNLNFGNLEARSQQTTDITGIATGYRDLDHMTTGLHEEELIILAARPAVGKTAFALNIAQNIGTKLDKTVAIFSLEMGAESLVDRMLAAEGLVESHSIRTGQLTDEEWQKYTIAQGNLANASIYIDDTPGIRITEIRSRSRKLAQETGNLGLILIDYLQLITGTGRENRQQEVSEISRQLKILAKELKVPVIALSQLSRGVEQRQDKRPVLSDIRESGSIEQDADIVAFLYRDDYYERGGEEEEGIPNNKVEVIIEKNRSGARGTVELIFQKEYNKFSSISKREA
- a CDS encoding Veg family protein, with the translated sequence MSDAFTDVAKMKKIKEEIKAHEGQVVEMTLENGRKRQKNRLGKLIEVYPSLFIVEFGDVEGDKQVNVYVESFTYSDILTEKNLIHYLD
- the cbpD gene encoding choline binding-anchored murein hydrolase CbpD, which produces MKILPFIARGTSYYLKMSVKKLVPFLVVGLMLAAGDSVYAYSRGNGSIARGDDYPAYYKNGSQEIDQWRMYSRQCTSFVAFRLSNVNGFEIPAAYGNANEWGHRARREGYRVDNTPTIGSITWSTAGTYGHVAWVSNVMGDQIEIEEYNYGYTESYNKRVIKANTMTGFIHFKDLDSGSVGNSQSSASTGGTHYFKTKSAIKTEPLVSATVIDYYYPGEKVHYDQILEKDGYKWLSYTAYNGSYRYVQLEAVNKNPLGNSVLSSTGGTHYFKIKSAIKTEPLVSATVIDYYYPGEKVHYDQILEKDGYKWLSYTAYNGSRRYIQLEGVTSSQNYQNQSGNISSYGSNNSSTVGWKKINGSWYHFKSNGSKSTGWLKDGSSWYYLKLSGEMQTGWLKENGSWYYLGSSGAMKTGWYQVSGKWYYSYSSGALAINTTVDGYRVNSDGERV
- a CDS encoding thiamine-binding protein; the encoded protein is MKASIALQVLPLAQGIDRIAVIDQVIAYLQTQEVTMVVTPFETVLEGEFDELMRILKEALEVAVQEADNVFANVKINVGEILSIDEKLEKYTETTH